A DNA window from Engystomops pustulosus chromosome 10, aEngPut4.maternal, whole genome shotgun sequence contains the following coding sequences:
- the GPR88 gene encoding G protein-coupled receptor 88 — protein MSNITAPPDDCERLLGTRVLVAAAYSVYSVSGTLANVLVIYLVCSFKKLKTTSNAFIVNGCVSDLLVCAFWMPQEAILISTGRQENPTYRVFMEGVFFLWMTVSLLSHSLIALNRFVLITKLPTVYHTVYQKRNTEWMIAMAWVMPLAFLLPWLFGQRPYEISLHCPKLRLYVFWGHEVPASSSYTAILSAVTVLSQTVILFHCYFRIFRKVQVSLKRVSVLNFQVVHNLPCSCPRKDKRLGLYVLIVCCVFTLTTEPFAWSVLYGLFQPLPQGIETGSWLLLCLLFVLNPFIYTWKNEEFRRSFRAVVGGELWKSSGNSADPAVQTISQNES, from the coding sequence ATGAGCAATATCACCGCTCCCCCAGACGATTGTGAGAGACTTCTAGGGACACGTGTCCTGGTGGCTGCTGCGTACTCAGTGTATTCAGTGTCTGGGACCTTGGCCAATGTTTTGGTTATCTACCTAGTCTGCTCTTTCAAGAAACTCAAGACAACTAGTAATGCATTCATTGTAAATGGCTGTGTTTCTGATCTCCTAGTCTGTGCATTTTGGATGCCTCAAGAAGCCATATTAATTTCTACTGGTCGCCAGGAGAACCCCACTTACAGGGTATTCATGGAGGGGGTCTTTTTCCTTTGGATGACCGTCTCTTTATTATCCCATTCTCTCATTGCGTTGAACCGTTTTGTGCTCATCACCAAACTGCCGACAGTGTACCATACTGTGTATCAGAAGAGGAACACAGAGTGGATGATTGCCATGGCATGGGTAATGCCTCTTGCCTTTTTACTCCCTTGGCTATTTGGACAACGACCTTATGAAATAAGCCTTCACTGCCCTAAACTTAGACTTTATGTGTTTTGGGGGCATGAGGTCCCAGCCTCCAGTTCGTACACTGCCATCCTTTCTGCGGTCACAGTTTTAAGCCAAACAGTAATCCTTTTTCATTGTTATTTTCGCATTTTCCGAAAAGTACAGGTCAGCCTGAAGAGAGTGAGTGTTCTGAACTTCCAGGTGGTCCACAACCTGCCCTGCTCATGCCCTCGTAAGGACAAACGGTTGGGTCTGTATGTGCTGATTGTCTGTTGTGTTTTCACATTAACCACAGAGCCATTTGCATGGTCAGTCCTGTATGGCTTGTTCCAACCTCTGCCGCAAGGTATTGAGACAGGCAGCTGGCTTTTACTTTGTCTTCTATTTGTGCTTAACCCCTTCATCTACACCTGGAAGAATGAAGAGTTTAGACGGTCCTTCCGAGCTGTTGTTGGAGGAGAACTGTGGAAAAGCTCTGGAAACAGTGCTGATCCTGCAGTGCAAACTATTTCCCAAAATGAGTCATAA